The following are encoded together in the Anguilla rostrata isolate EN2019 chromosome 19, ASM1855537v3, whole genome shotgun sequence genome:
- the ttc38 gene encoding tetratricopeptide repeat protein 38 isoform X2 codes for MGHVIGTGLELVGTGSSVRLNGRLAGDVARLAELAAGRDLAPRERLHVRAVELFAKGCLPEACELWDEILLEHPTDMLAVKFAHDGYFYLGRQAQLRDSVARVLPHWTPQMPLYSYLKGMYSFGLLETHFYDQAEKTAKEGLELNREDGWAVHAVAHVHEMRAEADRGLHFMESREKDWKVCDMLASHNYWHWALYFTEKGRYEEALGVYDDEVVRRCKASGSLLDTVDACSLLYRLEMEGVNVKDRWRELLQVTKPHAEDHVLLFNDLHFLMTSLGAKDEGTTHRLLETLQELAEAPGENFQHKLAGGLGVPMCQAMVAYDRGDFGAAADLLRPLRYRFAEIGGSDAQRDLFHQLLVHSAMKSDKKQHQKLARCLLVERDAARPNSPLTHRLIQRARALHA; via the exons ATGGGTCATGTGATTGGCACGGGGCTGGAGCTGGTGGGCACCGGGAGCTCCGTGCGGCTGAACGGGCGCCTGGCGGGCGACGTGGCCCGGCTGGCGGAGTTGGCGGCGGGCCGGGACCTCGCCCCCAGGGAGCGGCTCCACGTCCGGGCCGTCGAGCTCTTCGCCAAGGG GTGTCTCCCGGAAGCCTGCGAGCTGTGGGACGAGATCCTCCTGGAACACCCGACGGACATGCTGGCCGTCAAGTTCGCCCACGACGGCTACTTCTACCTGGGACGGCAGGCCCAGCTGCGGGACTCGGTAGCCAGGGTCCTGCCCCACTGGACCCCGCAGATGCCCCTGTACAG TTACCTCAAAGGCATGTACTCCTTTGGATTGTTGGAGACGCATTTTTATGACCAAgcagaaaaaacagcaaaagag GGTCTGGAGCTCAACCGGGAGGACGGCTGGGCCGTCCACGCCGTGGCGCACGTCCACGAGATGAGAGCCGAGGCGGACCGGGGGCTGCACTTCATGGAGAGCCGGGAGAAGGACTGGAAG GTCTGCGACATGCTTGCCTCGCATAACTACTGGCACTGGGCCCTGTACTTCACTGAAAAG GGCCGGTACGAGGAGGCGCTCGGCGTCTACGACGACGAG gtcgtGCGACGCTGTAAGGCTTCGGGGTCCCTGCTGGACACGGTGGACGCCTGCTCCCTGCTCTACAGGCTGGAGATGGAGG gtgtaaatGTAAAGGATCGCTGGAgggagctgctgcaggtgaCCAAGCCTCACGCAGAGGACCACGTCCTGCTCTTCAACGACCTCCACTTCCTGATGACGTCACTGGGAGCCAAGGACGAGGGGACCACTCACCGCCTGCTGGAGACTCTGCAGGAGCTGGCAGA agccCCCGGAGAGAATTTCCAGCACAAGCTGGCGGGAGGCCTCGGGGTGCCCATGTGCCAGGCCATGGTGGCGTACGACCGGGGCGACTTCGGGGCCGCCGCGGACCTGCTGCGGCCCCTCCGCTACCGCTTCGCCGAGATAGGGGGCAGCGACGCGCAG AGGGATCTGTTCCATCAGTTACTTGTGCATTCGGCTATGAAGTCAGATAAGAAACAGCACCAGAAGCTTGCCAG
- the ttc38 gene encoding tetratricopeptide repeat protein 38 isoform X1 has protein sequence MNPASFRDCKAWQKEGLPLSTSSNEACKLYDALLTQYVTWRSDETLGGVEGCISALRAADPNFVMGHVIGTGLELVGTGSSVRLNGRLAGDVARLAELAAGRDLAPRERLHVRAVELFAKGCLPEACELWDEILLEHPTDMLAVKFAHDGYFYLGRQAQLRDSVARVLPHWTPQMPLYSYLKGMYSFGLLETHFYDQAEKTAKEGLELNREDGWAVHAVAHVHEMRAEADRGLHFMESREKDWKVCDMLASHNYWHWALYFTEKGRYEEALGVYDDEVVRRCKASGSLLDTVDACSLLYRLEMEGVNVKDRWRELLQVTKPHAEDHVLLFNDLHFLMTSLGAKDEGTTHRLLETLQELAEAPGENFQHKLAGGLGVPMCQAMVAYDRGDFGAAADLLRPLRYRFAEIGGSDAQRDLFHQLLVHSAMKSDKKQHQKLARCLLVERDAARPNSPLTHRLIQRARALHA, from the exons ATGAATCCAGCGAGTTTCAGGGACTGCAAG GCCTGGCAGAAGGAGGGTCTGCCTCTGTCCACGTCCAGCAACGAGGCCTGCAAGCTGTACGACGCCCTGCTCACCCAG TACGTGACCTGGCGCAGCGACGAGACCCTGGGAGGCGTGGAGGGGTGCATCTCCGCCCTGCGAGCGGCTGACCCGAACTTCG tGATGGGTCATGTGATTGGCACGGGGCTGGAGCTGGTGGGCACCGGGAGCTCCGTGCGGCTGAACGGGCGCCTGGCGGGCGACGTGGCCCGGCTGGCGGAGTTGGCGGCGGGCCGGGACCTCGCCCCCAGGGAGCGGCTCCACGTCCGGGCCGTCGAGCTCTTCGCCAAGGG GTGTCTCCCGGAAGCCTGCGAGCTGTGGGACGAGATCCTCCTGGAACACCCGACGGACATGCTGGCCGTCAAGTTCGCCCACGACGGCTACTTCTACCTGGGACGGCAGGCCCAGCTGCGGGACTCGGTAGCCAGGGTCCTGCCCCACTGGACCCCGCAGATGCCCCTGTACAG TTACCTCAAAGGCATGTACTCCTTTGGATTGTTGGAGACGCATTTTTATGACCAAgcagaaaaaacagcaaaagag GGTCTGGAGCTCAACCGGGAGGACGGCTGGGCCGTCCACGCCGTGGCGCACGTCCACGAGATGAGAGCCGAGGCGGACCGGGGGCTGCACTTCATGGAGAGCCGGGAGAAGGACTGGAAG GTCTGCGACATGCTTGCCTCGCATAACTACTGGCACTGGGCCCTGTACTTCACTGAAAAG GGCCGGTACGAGGAGGCGCTCGGCGTCTACGACGACGAG gtcgtGCGACGCTGTAAGGCTTCGGGGTCCCTGCTGGACACGGTGGACGCCTGCTCCCTGCTCTACAGGCTGGAGATGGAGG gtgtaaatGTAAAGGATCGCTGGAgggagctgctgcaggtgaCCAAGCCTCACGCAGAGGACCACGTCCTGCTCTTCAACGACCTCCACTTCCTGATGACGTCACTGGGAGCCAAGGACGAGGGGACCACTCACCGCCTGCTGGAGACTCTGCAGGAGCTGGCAGA agccCCCGGAGAGAATTTCCAGCACAAGCTGGCGGGAGGCCTCGGGGTGCCCATGTGCCAGGCCATGGTGGCGTACGACCGGGGCGACTTCGGGGCCGCCGCGGACCTGCTGCGGCCCCTCCGCTACCGCTTCGCCGAGATAGGGGGCAGCGACGCGCAG AGGGATCTGTTCCATCAGTTACTTGTGCATTCGGCTATGAAGTCAGATAAGAAACAGCACCAGAAGCTTGCCAG